The proteins below are encoded in one region of Nitrospirota bacterium:
- a CDS encoding hemolysin family protein, which yields MPWYSIFAILALVLANGFFAAAEIAILTVRKGRILQLVEAGKHRAKDVQRLQADPERFLATIQIGITVISALTGAVGGVTAIENLKPYLEGIPNPVLRSASEGIALTIVVVSISYLSLVFGELVPKSLALRYPEHIALWVAWPIDALARLSSAAVKILTWSSRLILRPLGAPSRPAFMPEEEIKSLLLQGRESGVIDSTEQELIHSVFEFADISVKEVMIPAPRIHAIKLDTPLDAVLADIVENKFSRYPVYREELNDICGVVYTKDILDAMVRRLPIDIKALMHPAYFVPESMKVSHLLKEMQRRHAQMAIVVNEYGAVEGVVTMEDLIEEIVGEIRDEYDLEERAVERMKDGSLVVDASLSVRDLKEEYGLPIPESPLYETLGGFVMAQLQNIPRSGAITHYNQLKFTIVDMEGRRIMKVKIEKVPGYDKTAVS from the coding sequence TTGCCCTGGTATTCGATATTCGCCATCCTGGCCCTGGTCTTGGCCAACGGGTTTTTCGCAGCCGCGGAGATCGCCATCCTCACGGTCCGGAAGGGCCGGATCTTGCAACTGGTCGAGGCCGGAAAACATCGGGCCAAAGATGTACAACGGCTTCAGGCCGATCCCGAGCGCTTTCTAGCCACCATTCAAATCGGCATCACGGTGATCAGCGCCCTGACCGGTGCGGTGGGCGGCGTCACCGCGATCGAGAACCTGAAACCCTATCTCGAAGGCATCCCGAATCCCGTGCTCCGAAGCGCCAGCGAGGGCATCGCGCTCACCATCGTGGTCGTCTCCATCTCCTATCTCTCGCTCGTCTTCGGGGAACTAGTCCCGAAGTCCCTGGCCCTGCGGTATCCCGAGCACATCGCCCTCTGGGTCGCCTGGCCGATCGACGCGCTGGCGCGACTGTCCTCGGCGGCGGTCAAAATTCTCACGTGGTCGAGCCGGCTCATCTTGAGACCGTTGGGCGCTCCGTCGCGACCGGCGTTTATGCCCGAGGAGGAGATCAAGAGCCTCTTATTACAGGGCCGTGAATCCGGCGTAATCGATTCGACCGAACAGGAGTTGATCCACTCGGTCTTCGAGTTCGCGGACATTTCGGTCAAGGAAGTCATGATCCCTGCCCCGCGGATCCACGCGATCAAGCTGGATACACCGCTCGACGCGGTCTTGGCCGACATTGTCGAGAACAAGTTCTCCCGGTATCCGGTCTACCGCGAGGAACTCAACGACATCTGCGGCGTCGTGTACACCAAAGACATTCTGGATGCCATGGTGCGGCGCTTGCCCATCGACATCAAGGCCCTCATGCACCCGGCCTACTTTGTGCCCGAGAGCATGAAGGTGAGCCACCTCCTCAAGGAGATGCAGCGACGCCACGCTCAGATGGCCATCGTGGTCAATGAATACGGCGCGGTCGAGGGCGTGGTGACCATGGAGGATTTGATCGAGGAGATCGTGGGCGAGATCAGGGACGAATACGATCTCGAGGAACGGGCGGTGGAGCGCATGAAGGACGGCTCCTTGGTGGTGGACGCGTCGCTGTCGGTCCGCGATCTCAAGGAAGAGTACGGCCTCCCCATTCCCGAATCCCCGCTCTACGAGACTTTGGGCGGGTTCGTGATGGCCCAGTTGCAGAACATCCCGCGAAGCGGAGCCATCACACACTACAATCAGCTCAAATTTACGATCGTGGACATGGAAGGCCGGCGAATCATGAAGGTGAAAATAGAAAAGGTTCCAGGTTACGACAAGACGGCAGTGTCGTAG
- a CDS encoding sulfurtransferase TusA family protein, translated as MTPTAVATQTIPQEIEEEIANYEREAQRFLRGEIHPEVFRRFRLQHGIYGQRQDGVQMVRIKIPFGGMNADQLRRVADIGDRYSRGIAHLTTRQDIQLHFVKLEYTAAIMRQLAEVGLTTREACGNTVRNVTACPYAGVCQGEVVDVTPYAKGVAYHFLRNPVCENLPRKFKIAFSGCASDCALTGIHDFGVLAVNRVVNGRTETGFRLTVGGGLGPSPKKPYLLEEWVPADELRPRCEAVLRVFNRHGNRKNRSLARIKFLIEKIGFEKFYALYTEEYAFIREGREASTLAPFDLTPEPIPTNGAKRTHTNGSRTPRFDAWLATNVKAQKQPGYSTALVTLPIGDLTTAQLRGLADVTERFAHGSIRITVQQNFLLRWVADADLSALYDALTALGLGNPGADRVGDVITCPGADTCGLGITSSKGVGSALTDHLAHSGSAFAEDLKGVDIKISGCPNSCAQHHIASIGFHGLGHRIEGHLIPAYQLHLGGRSTDQGVAFGQLAGKYPAKRIPEVVDALLAYYREHRQQGESFTAFTDRVGKAPIVKALEPYTTLPAHDQAPAQYLDYGAYEPFSLDEAGAGECAGGVINMVEQHLEDAKYELAHAGVLIEKHKPVDAVMRAELGIVAAAKGLLVTQAIEPTSNELVLKEFAERMVDKGVVPREAYDAAMRRSQTIKSHLTLDDAKAFVRDAKALADACRQAFAKIDASLKVAQGTPQLNAGPAVSAAPTPQPVAAPVIKMNLLGVACPMNYVKTKLQLEEMDPLQILEVLLDAGEPAENVPRSVRSDGYRVISMEQEGDHYKLVIENKAS; from the coding sequence ATGACACCGACGGCCGTCGCCACTCAAACCATCCCCCAGGAGATCGAGGAAGAAATCGCCAACTACGAGCGCGAGGCGCAGCGATTCCTGCGCGGCGAGATCCACCCCGAGGTCTTCCGGCGCTTTCGGCTCCAACACGGCATCTACGGCCAACGGCAAGACGGCGTGCAGATGGTCCGGATCAAGATCCCGTTCGGGGGGATGAACGCGGACCAGCTTCGTCGCGTAGCCGACATCGGCGATCGCTACTCCCGCGGGATCGCACATCTGACCACTCGGCAGGACATCCAGCTCCATTTCGTCAAGCTGGAGTATACGGCCGCCATCATGCGGCAGTTGGCCGAGGTGGGGCTCACCACCCGCGAAGCGTGCGGCAACACGGTTCGCAACGTCACCGCCTGCCCCTACGCCGGGGTCTGCCAGGGCGAAGTGGTCGACGTCACACCGTACGCCAAGGGCGTGGCGTATCACTTCTTGCGCAACCCGGTGTGCGAAAACTTGCCCCGAAAGTTCAAGATCGCGTTTTCCGGGTGCGCCAGCGATTGCGCCCTGACCGGGATTCACGACTTCGGGGTGCTGGCCGTGAACCGGGTGGTCAACGGCCGCACCGAGACCGGGTTCCGCCTCACCGTGGGCGGGGGTCTGGGACCGAGCCCCAAAAAGCCCTACCTGCTTGAGGAATGGGTCCCGGCCGACGAGCTGCGCCCGCGCTGCGAGGCGGTGTTGCGCGTGTTCAACCGACACGGAAACCGCAAGAACCGAAGCCTCGCGCGCATCAAGTTCCTGATCGAGAAGATCGGCTTTGAGAAATTCTACGCCCTGTACACCGAGGAGTACGCGTTCATTCGCGAGGGTCGCGAAGCATCCACGCTCGCACCGTTCGATCTGACACCGGAACCGATTCCGACCAACGGCGCCAAGCGAACACACACGAACGGTAGCCGCACGCCGAGGTTCGACGCCTGGCTCGCCACCAACGTCAAGGCCCAGAAACAGCCCGGCTATTCCACTGCGCTCGTCACCCTTCCGATCGGAGACCTCACCACCGCGCAGCTTCGGGGCCTGGCCGATGTCACGGAGCGATTCGCCCACGGGTCGATCCGCATCACCGTGCAGCAGAACTTCCTGCTCCGATGGGTCGCCGACGCGGACTTGTCGGCCCTGTACGACGCGCTCACCGCATTGGGGCTCGGCAATCCGGGCGCGGACCGCGTGGGTGACGTGATCACGTGCCCCGGTGCCGATACGTGCGGATTGGGCATCACCTCCTCGAAGGGAGTCGGCAGCGCGCTCACCGACCATCTGGCCCACAGCGGGTCCGCGTTCGCCGAGGACCTGAAGGGGGTCGACATCAAGATCAGCGGCTGCCCCAACTCCTGCGCCCAGCACCACATCGCGTCCATCGGTTTTCACGGCCTGGGGCATCGCATCGAAGGCCACTTGATCCCGGCGTATCAATTGCACCTAGGCGGCCGGTCGACCGATCAGGGCGTGGCGTTCGGTCAACTGGCCGGTAAGTATCCGGCGAAGCGGATCCCGGAAGTGGTGGACGCCTTGCTGGCCTACTACCGCGAACACCGCCAACAAGGCGAATCGTTCACCGCGTTTACCGACCGCGTGGGCAAAGCTCCGATCGTCAAAGCGCTGGAGCCCTACACCACGCTTCCCGCCCACGACCAGGCGCCCGCCCAGTACCTGGACTACGGCGCGTACGAACCCTTCTCCTTGGACGAGGCCGGGGCGGGCGAGTGCGCGGGCGGCGTCATCAACATGGTGGAACAACACCTGGAAGACGCCAAGTACGAACTCGCCCACGCCGGCGTCCTGATCGAGAAACACAAGCCGGTGGACGCCGTGATGCGGGCTGAACTGGGCATCGTGGCCGCGGCCAAGGGCCTGTTGGTCACCCAGGCCATCGAGCCGACCAGCAACGAACTCGTGCTCAAAGAGTTCGCGGAACGGATGGTGGACAAGGGCGTGGTGCCGCGCGAGGCGTACGACGCGGCCATGCGGCGGAGCCAGACGATCAAGTCGCACCTCACACTCGATGACGCGAAAGCGTTTGTCCGCGACGCCAAGGCGCTCGCCGACGCCTGTCGGCAGGCGTTCGCGAAGATCGACGCCTCGCTCAAAGTGGCGCAGGGGACACCGCAACTGAATGCAGGGCCCGCCGTGTCGGCCGCGCCGACGCCTCAACCGGTTGCGGCCCCGGTCATTAAGATGAACCTGTTGGGCGTGGCGTGCCCCATGAATTATGTGAAGACCAAACTGCAGCTCGAGGAGATGGACCCCCTTCAGATCCTCGAGGTCCTGCTGGACGCGGGGGAACCCGCTGAAAACGTCCCGCGCAGCGTGAGATCCGACGGGTATCGCGTCATCTCGATGGAGCAGGAAGGGGACCACTACAAGCTCGTGATCGAAAATAAAGCGTCATAG
- a CDS encoding phosphoadenylyl-sulfate reductase, translating into MTTTASHSQEQLQTINQRFTTQPPEAVLKWALDTFQGQVALACSFGAEDVVLVDMLRKLHPSPRVFCLDTGRLHSETYEVMDAVRDRYGISIEAYFPQADAVEKMVRSKGVNLFYQSIENRKECCGVRKVEPLNRALSGLQAWITGLRSAQAVTRSDTPMVEHDAAHRGIAKINPLIHWSESQVWDYIKAHKVPYNKLHDEGFPSIGCAPCTRAIKPGEDIRAGRWWWESPEHKECGLHTHASTKVAR; encoded by the coding sequence ATGACGACCACTGCCAGCCACAGCCAGGAACAACTTCAAACGATCAATCAGCGGTTCACCACCCAACCGCCCGAGGCCGTGCTCAAGTGGGCGCTCGACACGTTTCAGGGACAGGTGGCGCTGGCCTGCAGCTTCGGGGCCGAAGACGTCGTCTTGGTGGACATGCTGCGCAAGCTGCATCCTTCTCCCCGGGTCTTCTGCCTGGATACGGGCCGCCTGCATTCGGAAACATACGAGGTCATGGACGCGGTTCGCGACCGCTACGGCATTTCGATCGAGGCCTATTTTCCTCAAGCGGACGCGGTCGAGAAGATGGTTCGCAGCAAAGGGGTCAATTTGTTCTATCAGAGCATCGAGAACCGCAAGGAGTGCTGCGGGGTGCGGAAGGTCGAGCCGTTAAATCGCGCGTTGTCCGGTTTGCAGGCGTGGATCACCGGGCTGCGAAGCGCCCAGGCCGTGACCCGATCCGACACGCCGATGGTCGAACACGACGCCGCGCACCGCGGGATCGCCAAAATCAACCCGTTGATCCACTGGTCAGAATCGCAGGTCTGGGATTATATCAAGGCCCACAAGGTGCCGTACAACAAGCTGCACGACGAGGGATTCCCCAGCATCGGATGCGCGCCCTGTACCCGAGCAATCAAACCGGGCGAGGACATCCGGGCTGGACGCTGGTGGTGGGAGTCCCCTGAGCACAAAGAATGCGGATTGCACACGCATGCGAGCACGAAGGTCGCGCGCTAA